The following are encoded in a window of Parus major isolate Abel chromosome 22, Parus_major1.1, whole genome shotgun sequence genomic DNA:
- the NFU1 gene encoding NFU1 iron-sulfur cluster scaffold homolog, mitochondrial isoform X2, with translation MWHLLRFCHMLLKDHNVTTQQPFHQLLQKKPSLPSAVWHRAVRGMFIQTQDTPNPNSLKFIPGREVLESRTMEFSTPAAAYCSPLARQLFRIEGVKSVFFGPDFITITKESEDLDWNLLKPDIYATIMDFFASGLPVVTDEAPRTDTAASEEDDEVVLMIKELLDTRIRPTVQEDGGDVIYKGFEDGIVQLKLQGSCTSCPSSIITLKNGIQNMLQFYIPEVEGVEQVVDDDDDVEKEANST, from the exons GCATTTACTGAG GTTCTGTCATATGCTGTTAAAAGATCATAATGTGACAACTCAACAGCCTTTCCACCAGCTTCTGCAAAAGAAACCATCCCTTCCATCTGCAGTGTGGCATCGTGCAG TAAGAGGCATGTTTATTCAAACTCAGGACACACCAAATCCAAATAGCTTGAAGTTTATTCCAGGAAGGGAAGTGCTGGAGTCGAGGACTATGGAGTTTTCCACACCAGCTGCAGCCTATTGCTCACCTTTAGCAAG ACAGTTATTCCGGATTGAGGGAGtcaaaagtgttttctttgggCCAGACTTCATCACCATCACCaag GAGAGTGAAGACCTGGATTGGAACTTACTGAAACCAGATATTTATGCAACCATAATGGATTTCTTTGCCTCTGGCTTACCTGTAGTTACTGATGAGGCACCTAGGACAGACACAG ctGCTTCAGAAGAAGATGATGAAGTTGTACTGATGATTAAGGAACTGCTGGATACAAGAATCAG GCCCACAGTGCAAGAGGACGGTGGGGATGTTATTTACAAAGGCTTTGAGGATGGGATCGtgcagctgaagctgcaggGGTCGTGcaccagctgccccagctccatcaTCACCCTCAAGAACGGGATTCAGAACATGCTGCAGTTCTACATCCCTGAGGTGGAAGGTGTTGAACAG GTTGTTGACGATGATGATGACGTGGAGAAAGAAGCAAATTCTACTTGA
- the NFU1 gene encoding NFU1 iron-sulfur cluster scaffold homolog, mitochondrial isoform X3: MLFAVHTAAEIRFCHMLLKDHNVTTQQPFHQLLQKKPSLPSAVWHRAVRGMFIQTQDTPNPNSLKFIPGREVLESRTMEFSTPAAAYCSPLARQLFRIEGVKSVFFGPDFITITKESEDLDWNLLKPDIYATIMDFFASGLPVVTDEAPRTDTAASEEDDEVVLMIKELLDTRIRLLTMMMTWRKKQILLELRHLWPNNIYLLVYVNHLCAEEQTNLPCQKNSCTYCENVPSVQAVQPLIY, encoded by the exons ATGCTGTTTGCTGTACATACAGCTGCAGAAATCAG GTTCTGTCATATGCTGTTAAAAGATCATAATGTGACAACTCAACAGCCTTTCCACCAGCTTCTGCAAAAGAAACCATCCCTTCCATCTGCAGTGTGGCATCGTGCAG TAAGAGGCATGTTTATTCAAACTCAGGACACACCAAATCCAAATAGCTTGAAGTTTATTCCAGGAAGGGAAGTGCTGGAGTCGAGGACTATGGAGTTTTCCACACCAGCTGCAGCCTATTGCTCACCTTTAGCAAG ACAGTTATTCCGGATTGAGGGAGtcaaaagtgttttctttgggCCAGACTTCATCACCATCACCaag GAGAGTGAAGACCTGGATTGGAACTTACTGAAACCAGATATTTATGCAACCATAATGGATTTCTTTGCCTCTGGCTTACCTGTAGTTACTGATGAGGCACCTAGGACAGACACAG ctGCTTCAGAAGAAGATGATGAAGTTGTACTGATGATTAAGGAACTGCTGGATACAAGAATCAG GTTGTTGACGATGATGATGACGTGGAGAAAGAAGCAAATTCTACTTGAGCTTCGTCATCTGTGGCCAAATAACATTTACCTCCTGGTGTATGTAAACCATCTCTGTGCTGAGGAGCAAACAAATCTGCCTTGTCAGAAAAATAGCTGTACTTACTGTGAGAATGTACCATCAGTTCAAGCAGTTCAGCCACTAATTTATTAA
- the NFU1 gene encoding NFU1 iron-sulfur cluster scaffold homolog, mitochondrial isoform X1 has product MLFAVHTAAEIRFCHMLLKDHNVTTQQPFHQLLQKKPSLPSAVWHRAVRGMFIQTQDTPNPNSLKFIPGREVLESRTMEFSTPAAAYCSPLARQLFRIEGVKSVFFGPDFITITKESEDLDWNLLKPDIYATIMDFFASGLPVVTDEAPRTDTAASEEDDEVVLMIKELLDTRIRPTVQEDGGDVIYKGFEDGIVQLKLQGSCTSCPSSIITLKNGIQNMLQFYIPEVEGVEQVVDDDDDVEKEANST; this is encoded by the exons ATGCTGTTTGCTGTACATACAGCTGCAGAAATCAG GTTCTGTCATATGCTGTTAAAAGATCATAATGTGACAACTCAACAGCCTTTCCACCAGCTTCTGCAAAAGAAACCATCCCTTCCATCTGCAGTGTGGCATCGTGCAG TAAGAGGCATGTTTATTCAAACTCAGGACACACCAAATCCAAATAGCTTGAAGTTTATTCCAGGAAGGGAAGTGCTGGAGTCGAGGACTATGGAGTTTTCCACACCAGCTGCAGCCTATTGCTCACCTTTAGCAAG ACAGTTATTCCGGATTGAGGGAGtcaaaagtgttttctttgggCCAGACTTCATCACCATCACCaag GAGAGTGAAGACCTGGATTGGAACTTACTGAAACCAGATATTTATGCAACCATAATGGATTTCTTTGCCTCTGGCTTACCTGTAGTTACTGATGAGGCACCTAGGACAGACACAG ctGCTTCAGAAGAAGATGATGAAGTTGTACTGATGATTAAGGAACTGCTGGATACAAGAATCAG GCCCACAGTGCAAGAGGACGGTGGGGATGTTATTTACAAAGGCTTTGAGGATGGGATCGtgcagctgaagctgcaggGGTCGTGcaccagctgccccagctccatcaTCACCCTCAAGAACGGGATTCAGAACATGCTGCAGTTCTACATCCCTGAGGTGGAAGGTGTTGAACAG GTTGTTGACGATGATGATGACGTGGAGAAAGAAGCAAATTCTACTTGA
- the NFU1 gene encoding NFU1 iron-sulfur cluster scaffold homolog, mitochondrial isoform X4 — MDFFASGLPVVTDEAPRTDTAASEEDDEVVLMIKELLDTRIRPTVQEDGGDVIYKGFEDGIVQLKLQGSCTSCPSSIITLKNGIQNMLQFYIPEVEGVEQVVDDDDDVEKEANST, encoded by the exons ATGGATTTCTTTGCCTCTGGCTTACCTGTAGTTACTGATGAGGCACCTAGGACAGACACAG ctGCTTCAGAAGAAGATGATGAAGTTGTACTGATGATTAAGGAACTGCTGGATACAAGAATCAG GCCCACAGTGCAAGAGGACGGTGGGGATGTTATTTACAAAGGCTTTGAGGATGGGATCGtgcagctgaagctgcaggGGTCGTGcaccagctgccccagctccatcaTCACCCTCAAGAACGGGATTCAGAACATGCTGCAGTTCTACATCCCTGAGGTGGAAGGTGTTGAACAG GTTGTTGACGATGATGATGACGTGGAGAAAGAAGCAAATTCTACTTGA